A window of the Acidovorax sp. YS12 genome harbors these coding sequences:
- a CDS encoding IS5 family transposase — MTPRSALKFDLFAQASRQHKRDEVGDPLQVIARHIDFGALAGLVDALIERGDGRKGGRPAYPTEVMVRILVLKQLYNLSHEQMEYQLLDRASYQRFCLLQDAMNVPDRNTIWRFGERLGVDGATVLFQGVDAQLHRHGYMARGGQAIDATLVPAPRQRLDRPEREALAEGRTPDWSEAERRQRDVDATHTKKHGKSYFGYKLSVSVDLKHGFIRRIATGTASEHDGHHFDEVLDMHNTGRSVHTDKAYASRQRRQMLQVLGFVDAMQRRAQPGQPLSECQKRRNQRIASKRARVEHAFAGIRHLGGKFVRTIGQARATVAMTMMAACYNMKRLASFLERGVDAFFKPATTKAQVRLQTAKA, encoded by the coding sequence ATCACACCCCGCAGCGCGCTGAAGTTCGACCTGTTCGCCCAGGCCTCGCGCCAACACAAGAGAGATGAGGTGGGCGATCCGCTGCAGGTGATCGCGCGGCACATCGACTTCGGAGCCCTGGCCGGGCTGGTGGATGCCTTGATCGAGCGCGGCGATGGCCGCAAGGGTGGCCGGCCGGCCTATCCCACCGAGGTGATGGTGCGCATCCTGGTCTTGAAGCAGCTGTACAACCTCTCGCACGAGCAGATGGAGTACCAGTTGCTGGATCGGGCGAGCTACCAGCGCTTTTGCCTGCTGCAGGATGCGATGAACGTGCCGGACCGCAACACGATCTGGCGCTTCGGCGAGCGGCTGGGCGTGGATGGGGCCACGGTGCTGTTCCAGGGAGTGGATGCGCAACTGCACCGCCATGGCTACATGGCCCGGGGCGGACAAGCCATCGATGCGACGCTGGTGCCCGCGCCGCGCCAGCGCCTGGACAGGCCGGAGCGCGAGGCCCTGGCCGAAGGCAGAACGCCCGATTGGAGTGAGGCCGAGCGCCGGCAAAGGGATGTGGATGCCACGCACACGAAGAAGCACGGCAAGAGCTACTTCGGCTACAAGCTCAGCGTGAGCGTGGATCTCAAGCACGGCTTCATCCGCCGCATCGCCACGGGCACGGCCAGCGAGCACGACGGACACCACTTCGACGAGGTGCTGGACATGCACAACACCGGGCGCAGCGTGCACACGGACAAGGCCTACGCGAGCCGGCAGCGCCGGCAGATGCTGCAAGTGCTGGGCTTCGTGGACGCGATGCAGCGCCGGGCCCAGCCGGGCCAGCCCCTGAGCGAGTGCCAGAAGCGGCGCAACCAGCGCATTGCCAGCAAGCGTGCCCGGGTCGAACATGCGTTTGCCGGCATCCGGCACCTGGGCGGCAAGTTCGTACGCACGATCGGGCAGGCGCGGGCCACGGTGGCGATGACGATGATGGCTGCCTGCTACAACATGAAGCGCCTGGCCTCGTTCCTTGAGCGAGGCGTGGATGCGTTCTTCAAACCGGCGACCACCAAGGCACAGGTGCGCCTGCAAACGGCGAAAGCCTGA
- a CDS encoding DUF421 domain-containing protein — MLDLSVPWWEFVVRALVVYAFLLVFLRVTGRRQVGQYAPFDLVLLLILSNAVQNSMNAGDNSLVGGLISAATLVLCHTLIARLGYRFPRLGRWIDGRPRVLIKGGVVNEPVMRAEALTADDVAAALRSAGCLHAHEVERATIETNGQITVVLRQRSTDHSQNGL, encoded by the coding sequence ATGCTGGATTTGAGCGTTCCCTGGTGGGAATTCGTCGTGCGCGCGCTGGTGGTCTATGCCTTCCTGCTGGTGTTCCTGCGCGTCACCGGGCGGCGACAGGTAGGGCAGTACGCGCCGTTCGACCTGGTGCTGCTGCTCATCCTCTCGAACGCGGTGCAGAACTCCATGAATGCGGGCGACAACTCGCTGGTGGGCGGGCTGATTTCCGCCGCCACGCTGGTGCTGTGCCACACGCTGATCGCCCGGCTGGGCTACCGCTTTCCGCGCCTGGGGCGCTGGATCGACGGGCGCCCGCGCGTGCTGATAAAGGGCGGCGTGGTGAACGAGCCGGTGATGCGCGCCGAGGCGCTGACCGCCGATGACGTGGCCGCGGCCCTGCGCTCGGCCGGATGCCTGCATGCCCACGAGGTGGAGCGCGCCACCATCGAAACCAACGGCCAAATCACCGTGGTACTGCGCCAGCGCAGCACCGATCACAGCCAAAACGGCCTCTAG
- a CDS encoding acyl-CoA dehydrogenase family protein, whose protein sequence is MLLTQDQTMVRDAVRDFVRDQITPHAARWDKEHHFPRDVHQGLAQLGAYGICVPEQYGGAGLDYVTLALVLEEIAAGDGGTSTAISVTNCPVNAILMRYGSEAQKAAWLGPLARGEMLGAFCLTEPHVGSDASALRTTAAKEGDGYVLNGVKQFITSGRNGQVAIVIAVTDKAAGKKGMSAFLVPTDTPGYVVARLEDKLGQHSSDTAQINFDNCRIPAANLIGAEGEGYKIALSALEGGRIGIAAQSVGMARAAFECALQYSKERESFGQPIFNHQAVGFRLAECATQIEAARQLIWHAASLRDAGQPCLKEAAMAKLFASEMAERVCSAAIQTLGGYGVVNDFPVERIYRDVRVCQIYEGTSDVQKIIIQRALA, encoded by the coding sequence ATGCTGCTGACGCAGGACCAGACCATGGTGCGCGACGCCGTGCGCGACTTCGTGCGCGACCAGATCACCCCGCACGCCGCGCGCTGGGACAAGGAGCACCACTTCCCGCGCGACGTGCACCAGGGCCTGGCGCAGCTCGGCGCCTACGGCATCTGCGTGCCCGAGCAGTACGGCGGCGCCGGGCTGGACTACGTGACGCTGGCGCTGGTGCTGGAAGAAATCGCCGCGGGCGACGGCGGCACCAGCACCGCCATCAGCGTGACCAACTGCCCGGTCAACGCCATCCTGATGCGCTACGGCAGCGAGGCGCAGAAAGCCGCGTGGCTCGGGCCGCTGGCGCGCGGCGAAATGCTCGGCGCGTTCTGCCTGACCGAGCCGCACGTCGGCTCGGACGCCTCCGCGCTGCGCACCACGGCGGCGAAGGAGGGCGACGGCTACGTCCTCAACGGCGTCAAGCAGTTCATCACCAGCGGCCGCAACGGCCAGGTGGCCATCGTCATCGCCGTGACCGACAAGGCCGCGGGCAAGAAGGGCATGAGCGCCTTCCTGGTGCCCACGGACACCCCGGGCTACGTGGTGGCGCGGCTGGAAGACAAGCTGGGCCAGCACAGCAGCGACACGGCGCAGATCAACTTCGACAACTGCCGCATTCCCGCCGCCAACCTGATCGGCGCCGAGGGCGAGGGCTACAAGATCGCGCTGTCGGCGCTCGAGGGCGGGCGCATCGGCATCGCCGCGCAAAGCGTGGGCATGGCGCGCGCGGCGTTCGAGTGCGCGCTGCAATACAGCAAGGAGCGCGAGAGCTTCGGCCAGCCCATCTTCAACCACCAGGCCGTGGGCTTTCGCCTGGCCGAGTGCGCCACGCAGATCGAGGCCGCGCGCCAGCTCATCTGGCACGCCGCCAGCCTGCGCGACGCCGGCCAGCCCTGCCTGAAGGAAGCCGCCATGGCCAAGCTGTTCGCCAGCGAGATGGCCGAGCGCGTGTGCAGCGCCGCCATCCAGACGCTGGGCGGCTATGGCGTGGTGAACGACTTCCCGGTGGAGCGCATCTACCGCGACGTGCGCGTGTGCCAGATATACGAAGGCACGAGCGACGTGCAGAAGATCATCATCCAGCGCGCGCTGGCGTGA
- a CDS encoding STAS domain-containing protein, which yields MTIATETTASATIVSLQGQINSANATAMEAQVLAIVDGGARNLVFDFSALDYISSAGLRMVLVVAKRLKQEGGLLVLCGMQPHVREVFDISGFLAILNVEPTRAEALARF from the coding sequence ATGACGATTGCCACCGAAACCACCGCTTCCGCCACCATCGTGTCCCTGCAGGGGCAGATCAACAGCGCCAACGCCACCGCCATGGAAGCGCAGGTGCTGGCCATCGTCGATGGCGGCGCCCGCAACCTGGTGTTCGACTTCTCGGCGCTGGACTACATCTCCAGCGCGGGGCTGCGCATGGTGCTGGTGGTGGCCAAGCGCCTGAAGCAGGAAGGCGGCCTGCTGGTGCTGTGCGGCATGCAGCCGCACGTGCGCGAGGTGTTCGACATCAGCGGCTTCCTGGCCATCCTGAACGTCGAGCCCACGCGCGCCGAGGCCCTGGCCCGCTTCTGA
- a CDS encoding purine/pyrimidine permease gives MPLPALRLPALPVRRRPPDLVYAAGERPPLATLLVLGAQHAATAMAFIAYVLVTARMAGLDRWGTQSMVAMTLLGMALCTALQAWGGRWGSGALLVHMPNPFMIAFGAALVAAHGPGGMAAAALVYGLVALAMAPLVRHMRALFPPPVVGVVICMGGMALVSSSVRHALGVGDGQWHVDGASALVAGVTLGGIVVLSVWGRRLRLMALLLAIGAGVALAALLGRLEGAQALQGVPLVALPAVAAPVFSLDAGMMVAVALVAVLTQLDMLGSVIMLDKMDDADWKRANMQAVASGIKANGLGDLAMGLLGGFPTCVSSANIALVYATRSTARVVGFAAAALLALIAFLPQLTMALTLIPEPVLGAVGLYAAGFLMVSGMELVASRAMDSRAIFAVGLSLSAGLALLQLPQLAQHVPQSLHFLVGDGFVVAGILVIVLNLVLRIGTGQRAAQPLQAGSPQLHADITGFVETRGAAWGARRAVVQRAALAALEAAEAIAASAGGPRQVTGIRGSFDEFNLDLELLHSGAPLLLPTATPGMPAPAGLLDGDDSAIDAALAQMSGLLLRHLADGVSASAGSGADAGQSVLRLHFEH, from the coding sequence ATGCCCTTGCCCGCCCTGCGCCTGCCTGCCCTGCCCGTGCGGCGCCGCCCGCCCGACCTGGTGTACGCCGCCGGCGAACGCCCGCCCCTGGCCACGCTGCTGGTGCTGGGCGCGCAGCACGCGGCCACGGCCATGGCCTTCATCGCCTACGTGCTGGTCACGGCGCGCATGGCCGGGCTGGACCGCTGGGGCACGCAGTCCATGGTGGCCATGACGCTGCTGGGCATGGCCCTGTGCACCGCGCTGCAGGCCTGGGGCGGGCGCTGGGGCAGCGGCGCGCTGCTGGTGCACATGCCTAACCCGTTCATGATCGCCTTCGGCGCCGCGCTGGTGGCCGCGCACGGCCCGGGCGGCATGGCGGCGGCGGCGCTGGTCTACGGCCTGGTGGCGCTGGCCATGGCGCCGCTGGTGCGCCACATGCGCGCGCTGTTCCCGCCGCCCGTGGTGGGCGTGGTGATCTGCATGGGCGGCATGGCGCTGGTGTCTTCGTCGGTGCGCCACGCCCTGGGCGTGGGCGACGGCCAATGGCACGTGGACGGCGCCAGCGCCCTGGTGGCGGGGGTGACGCTGGGCGGCATCGTGGTGCTGTCGGTGTGGGGCCGGCGCCTGCGCCTCATGGCGCTGCTGCTGGCCATCGGCGCCGGCGTGGCGCTGGCCGCGCTGCTGGGGCGGCTCGAAGGCGCGCAGGCGCTGCAGGGCGTGCCGCTGGTGGCGCTGCCCGCCGTGGCGGCGCCCGTGTTCAGCCTGGACGCCGGGATGATGGTGGCGGTGGCCCTGGTGGCCGTCCTCACGCAGCTGGACATGCTGGGCAGCGTCATCATGCTCGACAAGATGGACGACGCCGACTGGAAGCGCGCCAACATGCAGGCCGTGGCCAGCGGCATCAAGGCCAACGGCCTGGGCGACCTGGCCATGGGCCTGCTGGGCGGCTTTCCCACCTGCGTCAGCTCGGCCAACATCGCGCTGGTGTACGCCACGCGCTCCACGGCGCGCGTGGTGGGCTTCGCCGCCGCGGCGCTGCTGGCGCTGATCGCCTTCCTGCCGCAGCTGACCATGGCGCTGACGCTGATCCCCGAGCCCGTGCTGGGCGCGGTGGGGCTGTACGCGGCGGGCTTTCTGATGGTGTCGGGCATGGAACTGGTGGCCTCGCGCGCCATGGACAGCCGCGCCATCTTCGCCGTGGGCCTGTCGCTCAGCGCCGGGCTGGCGCTGCTGCAGCTGCCGCAGCTGGCCCAGCACGTGCCGCAGTCGCTGCATTTCCTGGTGGGCGACGGCTTCGTGGTCGCGGGCATCCTGGTCATCGTGCTGAACCTGGTGCTGCGCATCGGCACCGGGCAGCGCGCCGCGCAGCCGCTGCAGGCCGGCAGCCCGCAGTTGCACGCCGACATCACCGGCTTCGTCGAGACCCGTGGCGCCGCCTGGGGGGCGCGCCGCGCCGTGGTGCAGCGCGCCGCGCTGGCCGCGCTGGAGGCGGCCGAGGCCATTGCCGCCAGCGCGGGCGGGCCGCGCCAGGTCACCGGCATCCGCGGCAGCTTCGACGAATTCAACCTGGACCTGGAGCTGCTGCACAGCGGCGCCCCGCTGCTTCTGCCCACCGCCACACCCGGCATGCCGGCACCGGCCGGCCTGCTGGACGGCGACGACAGCGCCATCGACGCAGCGCTGGCGCAGATGTCCGGCCTGCTGCTGCGCCACCTGGCCGACGGCGTGAGCGCCAGCGCGGGCAGCGGCGCCGACGCGGGCCAGTCCGTGCTGCGCCTGCACTTCGAACACTGA
- a CDS encoding ATP-binding protein — protein MTTAPTDPPWPPWTAEPDRLAPGSGAPAVASALAWLEALGAQHGWPPKALFALTLCADEALANVASHARRADGQDARLWLACGPTPGGLALRIEDDGEAFDPTAQASPELAASLDDAEIGGHGLRLMRHYLRQLLYRREGQRNVLLLELELELAT, from the coding sequence ATGACCACAGCCCCCACCGACCCGCCGTGGCCGCCCTGGACGGCCGAGCCCGACCGGCTGGCGCCCGGCAGCGGCGCGCCGGCCGTGGCCAGCGCCCTGGCCTGGCTCGAAGCCCTGGGCGCGCAGCACGGCTGGCCGCCCAAGGCCCTGTTCGCGCTCACCCTGTGCGCCGACGAGGCGCTGGCCAACGTCGCCTCCCACGCCCGGCGCGCCGACGGCCAGGACGCCCGGCTGTGGCTGGCCTGCGGCCCGACGCCCGGCGGCCTGGCGCTGCGCATCGAGGACGACGGCGAGGCCTTCGACCCCACGGCCCAGGCCTCGCCGGAGCTGGCCGCGTCGCTGGACGACGCCGAAATCGGCGGCCACGGCCTGCGCCTGATGCGCCACTACCTGCGCCAGCTGCTGTACCGGCGCGAGGGGCAGCGCAACGTGCTGCTGCTGGAGCTGGAGCTGGAGCTGGCCACTTAA
- a CDS encoding carbonic anhydrase, whose amino-acid sequence MRRLVDLGQAPPALVISCSDSRVDPTLLSDADPGQLFVVRNVANLVPPYDPERHFDGAGAAIEYAVLHLKVDHIIVLGHAHCGGIKAMLGAAGGQLLQSDFIGNWVSMALDASRLQLSEKDAQGQPLLAPLERLKDNPALVERASVAGSLKNLMTYPWVRERVEAGNLVLHGWWFDLDTGDLWATEPGGTQLMPVLD is encoded by the coding sequence ATGCGCCGCCTGGTCGATCTCGGCCAGGCCCCGCCGGCGCTGGTGATCTCGTGCAGCGACTCGCGCGTGGACCCGACGCTGCTGTCCGACGCCGACCCGGGCCAGCTCTTCGTGGTGCGCAACGTGGCCAACCTGGTGCCACCCTACGACCCCGAGCGCCACTTCGACGGCGCGGGCGCGGCCATCGAATACGCGGTGCTCCACCTGAAGGTGGACCACATCATCGTGCTGGGCCACGCGCACTGCGGCGGCATCAAGGCCATGCTGGGCGCTGCGGGCGGCCAGTTGCTGCAGAGCGACTTCATCGGCAACTGGGTGTCGATGGCGCTGGACGCCAGCCGCCTGCAGTTGTCCGAGAAGGACGCCCAGGGCCAGCCCCTGCTGGCCCCGCTGGAGCGCCTGAAGGACAACCCTGCGCTGGTCGAGCGCGCCTCGGTGGCCGGCTCGCTGAAGAACCTCATGACCTACCCCTGGGTGCGCGAGCGCGTCGAGGCAGGCAACCTGGTGCTGCACGGCTGGTGGTTCGACCTGGACACGGGCGACCTCTGGGCCACCGAGCCCGGCGGCACGCAGCTGATGCCCGTGCTCGACTGA